Proteins encoded by one window of Juglans regia cultivar Chandler chromosome 15, Walnut 2.0, whole genome shotgun sequence:
- the LOC109008535 gene encoding thioredoxin-like protein slr0233 — translation MAVSVSVLTIPSFDSGSCNRLAAPSCSSKLSSSTSLQFPLHTQKFRVGNTGVCSPSRPRVLPLVKAKKQSFSSFDDLLANSDKPVLVDFYATWCGPCQFMGPVLNEVSARLQDKIQVVKIDTEKYPSIADKFRIKALPTFILFRDGEPYDRFEGALTADQLIQRIENSLKVKQ, via the exons ATGGCGGTTTCAGTATCTGTTTTGACGATTCCTTCCTTCGATTCGGGTAGCTGTAATCGTTTAGCGGCTCCGTCTTGTTCCTCGAAGTTGTCTTCGTCGACTTCTCTGCAATTTCCTCTACACACTCAGAAATTTAGAGTTGGAAACACTGGGGTGTGCTCTCCCTCGCGACCTCGAGTTCTTCCTCTG GTCAAAGCCAAGAAGCAGTCATTTTCCTCTTTTGATGATTTGCTGGCTAATTCTGACAAACCTGTATTGGTTGACTTCTATGCAACCTG GTGTGGTCCTTGTCAATTTATGGGCCCCGTTCTCAATGAAGTGAGTGCTCGGCTGCAAGATAAGATCCAGGTGGTGAAGATAGACACTGAGAAGTACCCTAGCATTGCTGATAAATTCAGAATCAAAGCATTGCCTACTTTCATTCTATTTAGGGACGGAGAACCTTATGATCGCttt gAGGGTGCTTTAACAGCAGATCAGCTCATCCAACGAATCGAAAACTCTCTGAAAGTTAAGCAATAG
- the LOC109014067 gene encoding uncharacterized protein LOC109014067 — MRWPAPPGLGVAAISYVAIDYLRHLSPAWHARLQPVLWSLLALTAVIRVPFYKHWSSEFRAAIPFVASMIFMLSALLFEALSVRFVTAVLGLNWHRETPPLPDTGQWLLLALNEKLPQTFVEILRARIIGLHHFLMLFMMLAFSVLFESVQAPGLGLGARYMFTMGIGRLLRAITFVSTILPSARPWCAAARFRVPAYPHHWAQKYYVPYASDAASIRQLIQLDIAYADTEQYSDYQPEWGSMSFLIDFLRPTTSEGSSWYNLLKKAGGGCNDLLYSGHMLVAVLTAMAWTEAYGGFSSALIWILVLHSAQREIRERHHYSVDCIVAIYVGILLWKMTGFIWPAKDASRGRRLNKLEKIQSRLIQAAKDSDMDEVRELLKEVELGNQENLNNKSLSRATLVFACGIIFSALTAVILAFTWTSDG, encoded by the exons ATGCGGTGGCCGGCGCCGCCAGGTCTCGGCGTCGCAGCCATTTCCTACGTCGCTATAGACTACCTCCGCCACCTCTCGCCGGCATGGCACGCGCGTCTTCAGCCAGTTCTCTGGTCCCTGCTCGCTCTTACCGCCGTCATTCGTGTCCCTTTCTACAAGCACTGGTCCTCTGAGTTCCGCGCGGCCATACCCTTTGTCGCATCCATGATCTTCATGCTCTCAGCTCTCCTCTTCGAAGCTCTATCCGTGCGCTTCGTCACCGCCGTGCTGGGCCTCAATTGGCACCG TGAGACACCTCCTCTTCCTGACACTGGCCAGTGGTTACTCCTTGCATTGAATGAGAAACTTCCTCAAACCTTTGTTGAGATTCTAAGAGCTCGTATTATTGGACTGCACCATTTCCTAATGCTGTTTATGATGCTGGCTTTCTCTGTACTATTTGAATCTGTTCAAGCTCCTGGCCTAGGGCTTGGTGCAAGATACATGTTCACCATGGGAATTGGCCGTCTTCTACGAGCCATAACTTTTGTATCCACCATTCTTCCATCAGCCAGACCTTGGTGTGCTGCTGCTCGGTTTAGAGTTCCTGCATATCCTCATCACTGGGCTCAGAAGTATTATGTCCCTTATGCTTCGGATGCTGCTTCTATTCGTCAGTTAATACAACTGGATATAGCTTACG CTGATACTGAACAATACAGTGACTATCAGCCAGAGTGGGGTTCAATGAGCTTTCTGATTGATTTCCTACGACCCACCACTTCAGAAGGATCTTCATGGTACAATCTGCTAAAGAAAGCTGGAGGCGGCTGCAATGACCTCCTATACAGCGGCCACATGCTTGTTGCTGTACTGACAGCTATGGCTTGGACG GAAGCTTATGGAGGTTTTAGCTCAGCTCTTATATGGATTCTTGTGCTGCACAGCGCACAAAGAGAGATTCGAGAGCGTCACCATTACAGCGTAGACTGTATCGTGGCCATATACGTAGGCATCCTTCTTTGGAAAATGACAGGTTTTATCTGGCCAGCCAAGGATGCATCCCGAGGCAGAAGGCTAAATAAGCTTGAGAAAATACAAAGTAGACTTATCCAAGCTGCGAAGGACTCGGACATGGACGAAGTGAGGGAGCTTCTCAAAGAGGTTGAGTTAGGCAATCAAGAGAACCTGAACAACAAAAGCCTGAGCAGGGCCACTTTGGTGTTTGCTTGTGGAATCATTTTCTCTGCACTAACAGCTGTAATTCTGGCCTTCACATGGACAAGCGATGGATGA
- the LOC109014065 gene encoding probable disease resistance protein At4g27220 isoform X2, whose product MEIIFSIVGKIGEYSVGPIGEQFGYLISYKSKIMILEEKFSKLCQKKEAVQQSVDGARWNQQVVASEVKTWLTNVEKKIEEANKFLEEDVKTNRMCLNGWCPDLKLHYSLGKKAQKNTRAIVELLEEGGEYDRVFNIAPPLKVRSSSTERFKDFESRKSIIRNVLGALRDEKIDMIAICGMGGIGKTEMAKEIVGRVKADGLFHEVAIAVVSQSPNLTKIQGELAEMLGARLNAESLHGRANELYTRLTNSKNVLVILDDVWEPLYFKDLEAIGVYDAIKEKSCKILLTSRMEETCNQMRIQSIFPVGLLSEEEAWNLFNEMAGDCLNTPNLISIAEQVAKECDRLPIAIVMVGSALSNKYDEYEWKTALQQLQMCIPQYISGLHPKVYSSIEFSYNYLGSDEAKYCFLLCCLYPDDYDIPVEHLVRYGVAKRFLKVFGTVEQTRAHVNAIVRNLRRSNLLLDSDKDECVKMHDVVRDVAIYIASRDEHGFMVELNRRHEEWPQKDTYDSYTTISLLLGEMKGHSDGLKCPKLQLLLLSCLNDSKTFPDHLFNGMDELKILSLQEGCFSLTSLPPSIQILENLRMLNLESCHLKDVSAIGTLEKLEILSFRDSKIEELPREIGNLGQLKLLDMKGCISLKRIAASVLSRLSRLQELYMGEFENWECTTTMEGNEEGTNNNANLAELIPYFDKMTVLEINVLSIRYLPKELHFSNSNLKFRINITDERYLFENEIRLDEREDASDLGKVLLESRSVFGNLKHCAIGKCQRSKNIFWLAMVRDLVQLKSLDISECENIEEIFSKEGEDSDVITLPKLEKMHLYSLPRLIGICKSMDSVEVEGGGSTSSTTLSHKLFSSNTILWFPNLVELYVNKCELLEVVFNLEGLKVIEKNQLQSLELRKLSRMAHVWKNVPRGFQGFQNLISIKIEACPKLRNLLYASVAKLLVKLQTLEVNNCEMMENVIQREDEAGKELGEDITTSFSSKAHSFEWPSIKNIELWHCPKLKTFYSEIESRRKLKKIDVPEPSVGSSSIRSRDSVGLFNRCLESSCVPGRSAKRSQRNNSSSLERNKHDIKKELLHIWKKGPRDIKGFNNLRFLEVWGCDSLKYLFTPSIAKLLVKLEEIHVGHCLEMEEIIGKESGDEEKRDHVIAFPQVKSLCSEAHSFDWPSIKKINLYDSIKLKTFGAELITRAPQEPSAGSSSTSARESSRLFNRCLELSCIPRCKNYNPDQGNCNSSSGENKHNFNKYQVTLTNQDEPNVSSETENQTKMCSLFPYYLIQSLKNLEILEAKYCYSLEVIFELEGLNVEESNYIFNNLTVLGLQDLPKLLHIWKKGPRDIKGFNNLRLLKVENCFSLKCLFTPSIAKLLVKLEEIDVGGCHEMEEIIGKESGDEEKRDHVIAFPQVKYLKLQNLPKLECFCNEVISFEWPSLENMTVDEGIKMFVSTSMKTPKLKGVHIKYYVGSNFPTKFQPMIGGNLNTTIQHIIKGKVNFPEISQSSTSP is encoded by the exons atggaaattattttttcaattgttggAAAAATAGGAGAATACTCAGTTGGTCCAATCGGAGAACAATTTGGCTATCTTATTTCCTACAAGAGCAAGATCATGATTCTTGAagagaaattttcaaaactatGTCAGAAGAAGGAGGCGGTGCAACAATCTGTTGATGGAGCCCGATGGAATCAACAAGTAGTCGCAAGTGAAGTTAAGACGTGGCTGACAaatgtggagaaaaaaattgaagaagcgAATAAATTCCTTGAAGAAGATGTCAAAACTAATAGGATGTGCTTGAATGGTTGGTGTCCTGATCTGAAGCTTCACTATTCCTTGGGCAAGAAAGCTCAGAAGAATACTCGAGCGATCGTTGAGTTGCTAGAAGAAGGTGGAGAATATGATAGGGTGTTCAATATTGCACCTCCATTGAAAGTGAGATCATCATCCACAGAACGGTTTAAGGATTTTGAATCCCGAAAATCAATAATTCGAAATGTTTTGGGGGCTCTAAGGGATGAAAAAATCGACATGATTGCAATATGTGGTATGGGAGGGATTGGCAAGACAGAAATGGCAAAAGAAATAGTTGGAAGAGTCAAAGCTGATGGTTTATTCCATGAAGTTGCCATTGCAGTGGTGTCTCAAAGTCCAAACTTGACAAAGATTCAAGGTGAACTTGCGGAAATGCTAGGCGCTAGACTTAATGCAGAGAGTTTACATGGAAGAGCAAATGAATTATATACGAGATTGACGAATAGTAAGAATGTCCTTGTGATATTGGATGATGTTTGGGAACCACTTTATTTTAAGGATCTTGAGGCCATTGGTGTTTACGAtgcaataaaagaaaagagcTGCAAAATCCTGCTAACATCAAGAATGGAAGAAACTTGCAATCAAATGAGAATTCAATCGATCTTTCCAGTTGGACTTTTATCTGAAGAAGAAGCTTGGAATCTTTTCAACGAGATGGCAGGTGATTGTCTCAATACTCCAAATCTAATCTCAATAGCAGAACAAGTTGCAAAGGAATGTGACCGTTTGCCCATTGCTATTGTGATGGTTGGAAGTGCTCTTAGCAACAAATACGATGAGTATGAGTGGAAAACCGCGCTTCAGCAACTTCAAATGTGTATCCCACAATATATCTCTGGTCTGCATCCAAAGGTATATTCCAGCATAGAGTTCAGTTACAATTACTTAGGAAGTGATGAAGCcaaatattgttttttgttaTGTTGTTTGTATCCCGATGATTATGATATTCCTGTTGAACATTTAGTTAGATATGGAGTTGCAAAAAGGTTTCTTAAAGTCTTTGGTACTGTGGAACAAACAAGAGCACATGTCAACGCAATAGTTCGGAATCTTCGAAGATCAAATCTCTTGTTGGATAGCGACAAGGACGAATGTGTCAAAATGCATGATGTTGTACGAGATGTGGCAATATATATTGCATCCAGAGACGAACACGGTTTTATGGTAGAGTTGAATAGAAGACATGAAGAATGGCCACAGAAGGATACATATGATAGTTACACTACAATTTCTCTTTTACTTGGAGAAATGAAAGGTCATTCTGATGGGTTGAAGTGTCCCAAGCTTCAGCTTTTGCTACTATCATGTTTAAATGATTCAAAAACGTTCCCAGACCATTTATTTAATGGGATGGATGAGCTAAAGATATTGTCTTTGCAAGAAGGCTGCTTCTCCTTGACGTCATTGCCACCATCAATCCAAATCCTTGAGAACCTTCGCATGTTGAATCTGGAGAGTTGTCACTTAAAAGATGTGTCGGCAATTGGAACCcttgaaaaattagaaattcttaGTTTTAGAGATTCCAAGATCGAGGAGTTGCCGCGTGAAATAGGAAATCTTGGTCAATTGAAGTTGTTGGATATGAAGGGATGCATTTCTCTAAAGCGAATTGCAGCTAGTGTCTTATCCCGTTTATCTCGACTACAAGAGTTGTACATGGGAGAATTTGAGAATTGGGAATGTACAACTACGATGGAAGGAAATGAAGAAGGAACAAATAATAATGCAAACCTTGCTGAGCTAATTccttattttgataaaatgacGGTTTTAGAAATCAACGTACTAAGTATTAGGTACTTGCCAAAAGAATTGCACTTCAGTAACTCCAACTTGAAATTTAGAATAAACATTACAGATGAgagatatttatttgaaaatgaaatcagACTCGACGAACGGGAGGATGCAAGTGATCTTGGGAAAGTACTTTTGGAGAGTAGAAGTGTTTTTGGCAACCTAAAACATTGTGCAATAGGTAAGTGCCAGCGttcgaaaaatatattttggttggCCATGGTGAGAGATTTGGTTCAACTCAAATCGTTAGACATTTCTGAATGTgaaaatatagaagaaattttttcgAAGGAAGGAGAAGATAGTGATGTCATTACATTGCCGAAGTTGGAGAAAATGCATCTATATTCCTTACCAAGGCTCATTGGTATATGTAAATCTATGGACTCAGTTGAG GTTGAAGGAGGAGGCAGCACTTCATCAACAACCCTCTCTCATAAACTATTTTCATCCAACACCATTTTGTGGTTTCCCAATTTGGTAGAGCTTTATGTAAACAAGTGTGAATTACTAGAAGTGGTATTTAATTTGGAAGGACTAAAGGTCATAGAGAAGAACCAATTACAAAGCCTAGAGTTACGGAAGTTATCTCGGATGGCACATGTGTGGAAGAATGTTCCACGAGGATTTCAAggctttcaaaatttaatatcaattaaaatCGAGGCATGTCCCAAGTTGCGAAATTTGCTCTATGCTTCTGTTGCCAAACTACTGGTGAAACTCCAAACCTTAGAAGTAAATAATTGCGAAATGATGGAAAACGTTATTCAAAGAGAGGACGAAGCTGGAAAAGAATTGGGAGAAGATATCACTACGAGTTTTAGTAGCAAAGCCCATTCTTTTGAGTGGCCATCCATAAAGAACATCGAATTGTGGCATTGTCCCAaactaaaaacattttattcagAAATTGAAAGCAGAAGAAAGTTAAAGAAAATTGATGTACCAGAGCCAAGTGTTGGCTCCTCCTCAATACGATCGAGAGATTCAGTTGGACTTTTCAACCGTTGCCTAGAGTCTTCATGTGTACCAGGTCGCAGCGCCAAGAGATCCCAAAGAAATAACAGCTCCTCTTTAGAAAGGAATAAACACGACATTAAAAAAGAG CTGTTGCATATATGGAAGAAAGGTCCACGAGATATCAAGGGCTTCAATAACTTGAGATTCCTAGAAGTATGGGGATGTGatagtttgaaatatttgttcACACCATCCATAGCAAAACTTCTTGTGAAATTAGAAGAAATACATGTTGGACATTGCCTTGAAATGGAAGAAATCATTGGAAAAGAATCAGGAGACGAAGAGAAAAGAGATCATGTGATTGCATTCCCTCAAGTGAAGTCCCTCTGTAGTGAAGCCCATTCTTTTGATTGGCCATCCATAAAGAAGATCAATTTGTATGatagtataaaattaaaaacatttggTGCGGAATTGATTACAAGAGCCCCACAAGAGCCTAGTGCTGGCTCCTCCTCAACCTCAGCAAGAGAATCTTCTAGACTTTTCAACCGATGCTTAGAGTTGTCTTGTATACCACGTTGCAAGAATTATAATCCAGACCAAGGAAATTGCAACTCCTCTTCAGGAGAGAACAAACACAACTTTAACAAATATCAG GTTACATTGACAAATCAAGATGAGCCAAATGTGAGtagtgagactgaaaatcaaacAAAGATGTGTTCTCTATTTCCTTACTACTTGattcaaagtttgaaaaatctagAAATACTTGAGGCAAAATATTGTTATTCATTGGAAGTGATATTTGAACTTGAGGGACTAAATGTTGAAGAAAGCAATTATATCTTCAATAACTTGACAGTGTTGGGATTACAAGATTTACCGAAGCTGTTGCATATATGGAAGAAAGGTCCACGAGATATCAAGGGCTTCAATAACTTGAGATTGCTAAAAGTAGAGAATTGTTTTAGTTTGAAATGTTTATTCACACCATCCATAGCAAAACTTCTTGTGAAATTAGAAGAAATAGATGTTGGTGGTTGCCATGAAATGGAAGAAATCATTGGAAAAGAATCAGGAGACGAAGAGAAAAGAGATCATGTGATTGCATTCCCTCAAGTGAAGTACCTCAAGCTCCAGAATTTACCAAAATTAGAATGTTTTTGCAATGAGGTGATTTCTTTTGAGTGGCCGTCTCTGGAAAACATGACAGTTGACGAAGGCATAAAAATGTTTGTATCAACAAGTATGAAAACACCTAAGCTAAAGGGAGTGCATATAAAGTACTACGTTGGAAGTAATTTTCCAACAAAGTTTCAACCAATGATAGGAGGAAATCTCAATACCACCATACAACACATTATCAAAGGAAAG GTGAATTTTCCGGAGATCTCGCAGAGCTCGACATCCCCATAG
- the LOC109014065 gene encoding probable disease resistance protein At4g27220 isoform X1 encodes MEIIFSIVGKIGEYSVGPIGEQFGYLISYKSKIMILEEKFSKLCQKKEAVQQSVDGARWNQQVVASEVKTWLTNVEKKIEEANKFLEEDVKTNRMCLNGWCPDLKLHYSLGKKAQKNTRAIVELLEEGGEYDRVFNIAPPLKVRSSSTERFKDFESRKSIIRNVLGALRDEKIDMIAICGMGGIGKTEMAKEIVGRVKADGLFHEVAIAVVSQSPNLTKIQGELAEMLGARLNAESLHGRANELYTRLTNSKNVLVILDDVWEPLYFKDLEAIGVYDAIKEKSCKILLTSRMEETCNQMRIQSIFPVGLLSEEEAWNLFNEMAGDCLNTPNLISIAEQVAKECDRLPIAIVMVGSALSNKYDEYEWKTALQQLQMCIPQYISGLHPKVYSSIEFSYNYLGSDEAKYCFLLCCLYPDDYDIPVEHLVRYGVAKRFLKVFGTVEQTRAHVNAIVRNLRRSNLLLDSDKDECVKMHDVVRDVAIYIASRDEHGFMVELNRRHEEWPQKDTYDSYTTISLLLGEMKGHSDGLKCPKLQLLLLSCLNDSKTFPDHLFNGMDELKILSLQEGCFSLTSLPPSIQILENLRMLNLESCHLKDVSAIGTLEKLEILSFRDSKIEELPREIGNLGQLKLLDMKGCISLKRIAASVLSRLSRLQELYMGEFENWECTTTMEGNEEGTNNNANLAELIPYFDKMTVLEINVLSIRYLPKELHFSNSNLKFRINITDERYLFENEIRLDEREDASDLGKVLLESRSVFGNLKHCAIGKCQRSKNIFWLAMVRDLVQLKSLDISECENIEEIFSKEGEDSDVITLPKLEKMHLYSLPRLIGICKSMDSVEVEGGGSTSSTTLSHKLFSSNTILWFPNLVELYVNKCELLEVVFNLEGLKVIEKNQLQSLELRKLSRMAHVWKNVPRGFQGFQNLISIKIEACPKLRNLLYASVAKLLVKLQTLEVNNCEMMENVIQREDEAGKELGEDITTSFSSKAHSFEWPSIKNIELWHCPKLKTFYSEIESRRKLKKIDVPEPSVGSSSIRSRDSVGLFNRCLESSCVPGRSAKRSQRNNSSSLERNKHDIKKEVTLTKQEEEPNVSSETENQTKMCSLFPYYLIQSLENLEILYAFSCDSLEVIFELEGLNVEESNYIFNNLTELILFSLPKLLHIWKKGPRDIKGFNNLRFLEVWGCDSLKYLFTPSIAKLLVKLEEIHVGHCLEMEEIIGKESGDEEKRDHVIAFPQVKSLCSEAHSFDWPSIKKINLYDSIKLKTFGAELITRAPQEPSAGSSSTSARESSRLFNRCLELSCIPRCKNYNPDQGNCNSSSGENKHNFNKYQVTLTNQDEPNVSSETENQTKMCSLFPYYLIQSLKNLEILEAKYCYSLEVIFELEGLNVEESNYIFNNLTVLGLQDLPKLLHIWKKGPRDIKGFNNLRLLKVENCFSLKCLFTPSIAKLLVKLEEIDVGGCHEMEEIIGKESGDEEKRDHVIAFPQVKYLKLQNLPKLECFCNEVISFEWPSLENMTVDEGIKMFVSTSMKTPKLKGVHIKYYVGSNFPTKFQPMIGGNLNTTIQHIIKGKVNFPEISQSSTSP; translated from the exons atggaaattattttttcaattgttggAAAAATAGGAGAATACTCAGTTGGTCCAATCGGAGAACAATTTGGCTATCTTATTTCCTACAAGAGCAAGATCATGATTCTTGAagagaaattttcaaaactatGTCAGAAGAAGGAGGCGGTGCAACAATCTGTTGATGGAGCCCGATGGAATCAACAAGTAGTCGCAAGTGAAGTTAAGACGTGGCTGACAaatgtggagaaaaaaattgaagaagcgAATAAATTCCTTGAAGAAGATGTCAAAACTAATAGGATGTGCTTGAATGGTTGGTGTCCTGATCTGAAGCTTCACTATTCCTTGGGCAAGAAAGCTCAGAAGAATACTCGAGCGATCGTTGAGTTGCTAGAAGAAGGTGGAGAATATGATAGGGTGTTCAATATTGCACCTCCATTGAAAGTGAGATCATCATCCACAGAACGGTTTAAGGATTTTGAATCCCGAAAATCAATAATTCGAAATGTTTTGGGGGCTCTAAGGGATGAAAAAATCGACATGATTGCAATATGTGGTATGGGAGGGATTGGCAAGACAGAAATGGCAAAAGAAATAGTTGGAAGAGTCAAAGCTGATGGTTTATTCCATGAAGTTGCCATTGCAGTGGTGTCTCAAAGTCCAAACTTGACAAAGATTCAAGGTGAACTTGCGGAAATGCTAGGCGCTAGACTTAATGCAGAGAGTTTACATGGAAGAGCAAATGAATTATATACGAGATTGACGAATAGTAAGAATGTCCTTGTGATATTGGATGATGTTTGGGAACCACTTTATTTTAAGGATCTTGAGGCCATTGGTGTTTACGAtgcaataaaagaaaagagcTGCAAAATCCTGCTAACATCAAGAATGGAAGAAACTTGCAATCAAATGAGAATTCAATCGATCTTTCCAGTTGGACTTTTATCTGAAGAAGAAGCTTGGAATCTTTTCAACGAGATGGCAGGTGATTGTCTCAATACTCCAAATCTAATCTCAATAGCAGAACAAGTTGCAAAGGAATGTGACCGTTTGCCCATTGCTATTGTGATGGTTGGAAGTGCTCTTAGCAACAAATACGATGAGTATGAGTGGAAAACCGCGCTTCAGCAACTTCAAATGTGTATCCCACAATATATCTCTGGTCTGCATCCAAAGGTATATTCCAGCATAGAGTTCAGTTACAATTACTTAGGAAGTGATGAAGCcaaatattgttttttgttaTGTTGTTTGTATCCCGATGATTATGATATTCCTGTTGAACATTTAGTTAGATATGGAGTTGCAAAAAGGTTTCTTAAAGTCTTTGGTACTGTGGAACAAACAAGAGCACATGTCAACGCAATAGTTCGGAATCTTCGAAGATCAAATCTCTTGTTGGATAGCGACAAGGACGAATGTGTCAAAATGCATGATGTTGTACGAGATGTGGCAATATATATTGCATCCAGAGACGAACACGGTTTTATGGTAGAGTTGAATAGAAGACATGAAGAATGGCCACAGAAGGATACATATGATAGTTACACTACAATTTCTCTTTTACTTGGAGAAATGAAAGGTCATTCTGATGGGTTGAAGTGTCCCAAGCTTCAGCTTTTGCTACTATCATGTTTAAATGATTCAAAAACGTTCCCAGACCATTTATTTAATGGGATGGATGAGCTAAAGATATTGTCTTTGCAAGAAGGCTGCTTCTCCTTGACGTCATTGCCACCATCAATCCAAATCCTTGAGAACCTTCGCATGTTGAATCTGGAGAGTTGTCACTTAAAAGATGTGTCGGCAATTGGAACCcttgaaaaattagaaattcttaGTTTTAGAGATTCCAAGATCGAGGAGTTGCCGCGTGAAATAGGAAATCTTGGTCAATTGAAGTTGTTGGATATGAAGGGATGCATTTCTCTAAAGCGAATTGCAGCTAGTGTCTTATCCCGTTTATCTCGACTACAAGAGTTGTACATGGGAGAATTTGAGAATTGGGAATGTACAACTACGATGGAAGGAAATGAAGAAGGAACAAATAATAATGCAAACCTTGCTGAGCTAATTccttattttgataaaatgacGGTTTTAGAAATCAACGTACTAAGTATTAGGTACTTGCCAAAAGAATTGCACTTCAGTAACTCCAACTTGAAATTTAGAATAAACATTACAGATGAgagatatttatttgaaaatgaaatcagACTCGACGAACGGGAGGATGCAAGTGATCTTGGGAAAGTACTTTTGGAGAGTAGAAGTGTTTTTGGCAACCTAAAACATTGTGCAATAGGTAAGTGCCAGCGttcgaaaaatatattttggttggCCATGGTGAGAGATTTGGTTCAACTCAAATCGTTAGACATTTCTGAATGTgaaaatatagaagaaattttttcgAAGGAAGGAGAAGATAGTGATGTCATTACATTGCCGAAGTTGGAGAAAATGCATCTATATTCCTTACCAAGGCTCATTGGTATATGTAAATCTATGGACTCAGTTGAG GTTGAAGGAGGAGGCAGCACTTCATCAACAACCCTCTCTCATAAACTATTTTCATCCAACACCATTTTGTGGTTTCCCAATTTGGTAGAGCTTTATGTAAACAAGTGTGAATTACTAGAAGTGGTATTTAATTTGGAAGGACTAAAGGTCATAGAGAAGAACCAATTACAAAGCCTAGAGTTACGGAAGTTATCTCGGATGGCACATGTGTGGAAGAATGTTCCACGAGGATTTCAAggctttcaaaatttaatatcaattaaaatCGAGGCATGTCCCAAGTTGCGAAATTTGCTCTATGCTTCTGTTGCCAAACTACTGGTGAAACTCCAAACCTTAGAAGTAAATAATTGCGAAATGATGGAAAACGTTATTCAAAGAGAGGACGAAGCTGGAAAAGAATTGGGAGAAGATATCACTACGAGTTTTAGTAGCAAAGCCCATTCTTTTGAGTGGCCATCCATAAAGAACATCGAATTGTGGCATTGTCCCAaactaaaaacattttattcagAAATTGAAAGCAGAAGAAAGTTAAAGAAAATTGATGTACCAGAGCCAAGTGTTGGCTCCTCCTCAATACGATCGAGAGATTCAGTTGGACTTTTCAACCGTTGCCTAGAGTCTTCATGTGTACCAGGTCGCAGCGCCAAGAGATCCCAAAGAAATAACAGCTCCTCTTTAGAAAGGAATAAACACGACATTAAAAAAGAG gttaCATTGACAAAGCAAGAAGAGGAGCCAAATGTGAGtagtgagactgaaaatcaaacAAAGATGTGTTCTCTATTTCCTTACTACTTGATTCAAAGTTTGGAAAATCTAGAAATACTTTATGCATTTAGTTGTGATTCATTGGAAGTGATATTTGAACTTGAGGGACTAAATGTTGAAGAAAGCAATTATATCTTCAATAACTTGACAGAGttgatattattttctttaccGAAGCTGTTGCATATATGGAAGAAAGGTCCACGAGATATCAAGGGCTTCAATAACTTGAGATTCCTAGAAGTATGGGGATGTGatagtttgaaatatttgttcACACCATCCATAGCAAAACTTCTTGTGAAATTAGAAGAAATACATGTTGGACATTGCCTTGAAATGGAAGAAATCATTGGAAAAGAATCAGGAGACGAAGAGAAAAGAGATCATGTGATTGCATTCCCTCAAGTGAAGTCCCTCTGTAGTGAAGCCCATTCTTTTGATTGGCCATCCATAAAGAAGATCAATTTGTATGatagtataaaattaaaaacatttggTGCGGAATTGATTACAAGAGCCCCACAAGAGCCTAGTGCTGGCTCCTCCTCAACCTCAGCAAGAGAATCTTCTAGACTTTTCAACCGATGCTTAGAGTTGTCTTGTATACCACGTTGCAAGAATTATAATCCAGACCAAGGAAATTGCAACTCCTCTTCAGGAGAGAACAAACACAACTTTAACAAATATCAG GTTACATTGACAAATCAAGATGAGCCAAATGTGAGtagtgagactgaaaatcaaacAAAGATGTGTTCTCTATTTCCTTACTACTTGattcaaagtttgaaaaatctagAAATACTTGAGGCAAAATATTGTTATTCATTGGAAGTGATATTTGAACTTGAGGGACTAAATGTTGAAGAAAGCAATTATATCTTCAATAACTTGACAGTGTTGGGATTACAAGATTTACCGAAGCTGTTGCATATATGGAAGAAAGGTCCACGAGATATCAAGGGCTTCAATAACTTGAGATTGCTAAAAGTAGAGAATTGTTTTAGTTTGAAATGTTTATTCACACCATCCATAGCAAAACTTCTTGTGAAATTAGAAGAAATAGATGTTGGTGGTTGCCATGAAATGGAAGAAATCATTGGAAAAGAATCAGGAGACGAAGAGAAAAGAGATCATGTGATTGCATTCCCTCAAGTGAAGTACCTCAAGCTCCAGAATTTACCAAAATTAGAATGTTTTTGCAATGAGGTGATTTCTTTTGAGTGGCCGTCTCTGGAAAACATGACAGTTGACGAAGGCATAAAAATGTTTGTATCAACAAGTATGAAAACACCTAAGCTAAAGGGAGTGCATATAAAGTACTACGTTGGAAGTAATTTTCCAACAAAGTTTCAACCAATGATAGGAGGAAATCTCAATACCACCATACAACACATTATCAAAGGAAAG GTGAATTTTCCGGAGATCTCGCAGAGCTCGACATCCCCATAG